GTAAGAGCAGAAATACAATACTGCAGATCAGTCCTCCGTTGAGTGCTACTAGGAGGTCAATGACATAGGTGTCAGAACAAACGAGTTTCAATAAGGGATACATGTCACAGAGAAAATGATCAATGACATTGGGACCACAGAATGGGAGCCCATAAAGAGAGCTAAGTTGAATTACTGAGTGTAGCAAACCCCCAGTCCAGGACCCTATTAGCAGCACAACACACACCCAGTGCCTCATGATAATCTGATAATGCAAGggcttacagatggccacatagcggtcatatgCCATGACCAACAGAAGAAAGACCTCTGATCCACCAAACAAGTGCTCCATAAAGAGCTGGATCATACAAGCTTGGAAGGATATGGTCTTTTGTCCTAAGATCAAGCCTGAAATCAAATGGGGGGAAATGGCTGAGGCATACATGACATCCATAAATGATAAGCCAGCAAGAAAGAAGTACATAGGTGCACCGAGGGATTTACTGAAAGTTACAGTCAGAACAATCAGTAAGTTGCCCACCACGGTCTTAATGTAGAAGAGCAAGAATATAATAGAAAgtattttctgttcctttgggTTCTGTGTGAGGCCCATGAGGACAAAGTCAGTCACATTGTTCACTGGTTCCATGTATTCTCTCATGGTACTGATTTCAGATTTTAGAAGTAGTTTATCTATAaaacaaagaatatattttaaaatgtactatAATTATagtctttctttttattcatttaatttaataatgTGTATTAAGCATCTATTTCTGTCAAAACTAAAATGGACATTGTGATTACAAAGTTGATTAAGGCGTAATTCCCTGTTCTGTCATTTGATACATATTAATGGGATTAGACCAATACAGGCCAATATAATATACTATTGTACATATATTAACCTGATGATAAGGGTGCATGGTGTATGAACATCTGAATCAGACTagaatcagggaaggctttctaGAGGAAGTTTGTTTTAGGTGAGTTTTAAATGCTAGAACAACAGAGGTTGAGAATGGAATTCCATGAAAAGGTGTTCTATGTATAAAGTCACTATAGTGTAAGCTTGAGGACCCACTTAAGGTAATTTACATATACACATGGGTAGAACTAATAATGAATGTAAGGCTGTAGTCATAAGGTCACTGTCCTGGTTTTCATCCCAACTCACtgaaaattctttattttcttacttggATCTACCTCTTTTCCTGACTAATAATACTGAAGCATCACAATTTTGTGACTATAGCCCCTGTAACTCCTCTAATTTTGAAGATTATATATGCAATGACCTAATGGATATAACTGATTGGATGTCAAATTAGTACttataaaactaatttttttattttctgcattaaaCATATTTCTTCCTAGATATTCCCCTCTCATTAAATGAAACCACTGCCCTATTATTGTTCATACTATGAAacacattctcttttttttccattcttttattgaTACCTTTAGTAAATCCTGCtgactctaccttcaaaatatattgtaATTTGAATCATAATCACTAGCTCCCTGATACCTAACCTTGATCCATTGCAATAGCCTCCTTCCTGGtctctcttctttcattcttcccttttaataATCTGTTCTTCTGCAGTAACCAAATGATCTTTTGAAACCTGATTCAGATGATTGCATCCCTGAAAAGAGAATTTGATGCCAAATAATACCTTAAGTTCCTGTCCTTATCCCAATATCATTTTCTGTAAACTCCACTATGGAAcaaataggaaaacagaaaactagatacaTAATGGATAATAATGAAGGGATAAAAGGGCAGAAACTGAATgaagtcagagaaagaaagagtagAGTGATAGTGAGCAGAaagcagggaaggaagaaaagccaGGGATAGGACACTGAAAGACACATAGAGGGGAGGGGAGACAAGAGTGTTAGAAAGGGTCCTTAGACCAAGATTTCATCACGGGTGTCAGATTCTTTGCCCATGACCCCTTGCAGTATTACTTGCCCCCAAACCAGAGAGAGCATGAAGTTGTGGGTCATGGGCAAGATTGCCATGGGTCTTAAATAACCAAGACATCTGTGAAGTGCAGTCCTAATACTCTCACTCAGAATGTCACTGCTAAACTTAGTCTTCAAATGAGGGCACCCCCAAGAAGAGAAATCTCTGATAGACTACCCTCAACACCATGGTGTAGCTTCTCTCCCCTCACATGAGCACAGAGGCTTTTGAGAAATATTAAAGGGCTGCACTGAATCCAGGGAAAGCTTAGGAACCGCAGACCAGTCTAactcttcatttttgaaatatgcTCTGGAGCGCCATCATTTTTAATGGAACAACTTGAATATAAAATCCACCTGAACAGACTTGAGGAGGCaatgggaagaaaatattccatAAGAAACTGGTAAACTTACCTCCTGTGAATAAATAGATGACTTCTATTAAAGGATGTTATTCATAGCTTCATCTTTCACTCACATAATGGTGAATCATATGAAGTCTGGATAAAGCATGCAAACTACATTTCATTGATATTTAGCAAGGTTTCCTATCACAAGAAGTTATAGGAATGGGGAGTTTAAGGAGAGAGGAGATTCTGCATGTGGCCGGACTTCACATGGTTCCTCCCAGAAGCACTGGATTAGACAAAATAGGGTCTATATCACAGGATGGGGTGCATGAAAAAACAGAAGTTTCTCAATATGGTTCTTGACAACATCTTTATGGAAGAAACATGCCCTGTGCTTTGAAAGAGAAATGCCTTGGGGGCCAGCTCTCTTCCCAATTTCTCCTTTAGAGAAGCATtagttaaaatgtttttctttttaccacaTTGGATATTTATAGTAATTCCCACAAAAGTTTACAATGCCTAAGCCAGGTTTTCAGCAGCTCCAAGGAAATCCTTATTCAATACCCAGTCCCAAAGGATAGTCTGATGAGCTACCTGCTCAGACAGTCCAATGACAAAATCAAACCTAAGGGCTAATTAGTTAAAAGTGCAACTCACTTTGAATTGCAGGTGAGAAAACATCATTCCATTCTCCATATTATTTGTTTAAACACATCTCTTCTAGAGACATGAAAGCCTTTGACATTAGTTGAAAGTGCACATAGGTGAAACATACGTGGTAGATGGGACACCTGGCCTCACAACTTAAATGCTGTGTGAACTTAAGTTTCTTCAcatatttaattttcaatatCTTGTTctataaaaagtaaagaataataaaaataatttacttatttttatgtaACATTCTAATTCCATCTCTATTTTTAGGTCATTGTAAAATGAAGAAAGGCAAGAGAAGTAAAAGGTAAAAGAATTATTTCATACTTGTCTTTgatatttcctttaatttgtaaAGATATGCTTGAGAGTATAAACTCAGAAGAatgtttaatttttgcttttgaatATAGTTGCAAGCTATTCAAGATGGAAGAGATTACCTTACAAAATTTCTGTCCTACCTGAGAGACCATATTAATGCACAATTCTGACCAAATAATTAAGTGCTTTGTACATCATATCTTCAATGAGGACAAAGCAAAAAGTctggatgggggtgggagagaaagTTGGGAGAAAAAATCAAGTTGGGACAATGGCATGAATATATTGTCCATGCTTTGAACTTCTACTGAAATGCCTAGTGGCAACCAGTGATACCAAGTGTCTCAGAAAACTTCTTGTAGAAAATAACATCCCAACATCTGaaattttttgttaaatatgCACTGGAAGAATCTCCAGGAAGGATTTTTGCCATTCACTTATGATCTCTGAGCTTGACCTTACCCATCAGTTAAATGGAAATAAGAAGGCTCAGctttaaatatttctctaaacACTAAATATATAATACAGGAAAAGAAATATGCCCTGGCTCAGTGAAAGTATAGAAGAaatacttatatatttttattaatcctCCTTAAATATGTGGGAAATACCTCACCCAAGTTCACACAGATAATTAGCAACACAATTGAATTTAGAATCCAAATCTCTTAATGACAAATCtaaagcttttttcttttaataagttAATACATTGATATCATAAGTTTCCTTGATCCAGGAAATAAGACAGCCGATGAATGAGCTCCCTCAagtgtcccagtcaaaggaacctAACCTAACTCCCAGCTCTGGGGGAATTTatgttttggaaatttttgcaAAGGTTGATTTTAAAGGAGATCATTGAACAGTCCAAAGGGAAGAAGCTGAGTCAATGATCCCGAGATGTCCCTTCAAATACTGAAATGAACTGGCCATGAGAGCTCATTAAACATGAAATATTCATTGTATACTTATAACAAACTGGACTCCAGTTTCTGGTAAAGAATTATTGGGATATTGTTGAATGCAGTTAATTGTGGGATATTGTTGAATGCCGTTAATGGACTGTAGAAATGGGAATAATTGAACAACTAAGGTTTTTACTATTTTGGGTTTTGATTCCCCTCTTTCTCACATTTAATCTTTGGATAAATTAGAACCCTATTTTAAATTTTGCCCATTTAAAGTTGTTTCTTATGTAGAGGAGTTATACAGAGAATAGTTCAGAAACTCTGATCAAATTCAAATTGGAAGCCTGGATAGTGAGTGTTTGTATATGAATATACATGGGAATGAACAGATGACAACTACAGCAAAGTGGGAGGTGCAGGTGGAGAGAACATTTTACCTTCCTTCTGCACTGTAGTTTCTCAGAGAGTGTAAAATACTATTATAGGAGACAAATAGGATAAAAAACACACCATGGATTTGGTTCCACTATTTGACACAACTAGTAAATTTGTCACATAGGTGTCCAGATAAGCAAGTTTCAAAAAGGGCTGCAAGTCACAGAAATAGTGATTGATCACATTGAGGCCATAGAAGTGTAATCTCAAAGCTAGGAAAAGCTGTGCTGAAGAAAGGTTGCAAGATCCTACTCAAGCCAGAATCACCAACACAACCCAGACACATCGGTTCATGATGGTTGTGTACTTCAGGATTGTTCTTACAAATGGCCACATAACAATCAAAGACCATGATGATGGCACAGACATCTCCAGGCAATCAAAGAAATGGGCTGTGAAGACCTGAGTCATGCACTCATTATAGGAAATGTTATTCTTCTACCAAGGGCCTCCGTATTCAATCTGGGGACCATGGTTGTAGAGAAGCAGCGATTGCAAAAGACGGGTAGAATAGACAGTATACTTGTTGCCTAAGGGTCCAGTGTGTCCTAACCATCGCCACAATTTCCCCAATAATACTGTAAAAACCTCAAATACTGCTTTCAGTTGTCCAGAATCTTATGACAatacaaatagaatgaatccagcCATGGTCTTACTCATCATCATATCAGAAGCTATAAGTAGAATTCAGTTGAAAAAGGTTTAATCTTCAGTGGGAAGAAAAGGGACATCTTAAGAAGATCGGGGGCTAACCTCTGAATTCCTTAGTTCTACTCCACGGTGCATTACCTTCAACTGACTTTGGTGTTCACCAGAATCCAGTATGAATCCTTTAAATTACAGATGCCTGTGCCTCTCCAAGTTTGATGTATTGATTCAGAAACTGACTGTATTGGACTCATGTATTtgcattttggagaaaaatatataatgtctttCACAAATTTTGATTTATACAGAAGTTGATCATTGCGGAGCTTGTTCTTTCCTTGGGCAACTTACTACATTGCTTTGAAAAATTAAGTGACTGTTCCTTCCCTACTCTATTagaaatttttataagaattaggaagaaagagaagattttATGcccatacatatgcacatatattttatgtattattcatttatttacatactttgaatttttgaaattactagTCAAATATAAGGAAACACTAATATTAATAAAGAGTACCTCTTGAAGGAAATATACTCTGCTCAGTTCTCTgatgtttatgtatttttataccTGACCACTTGAATACCTTGTATAGAATATGCTTTACAAAGTATCTAGTTTGTTTACCTTTTACCTATGCTGTTTCAGCTACACTGCAGGCCATGAGGAGACAaatgtatagataacactttgaAGCTTGCATAATGCAGTGGGAtgattctttttcttactctttaaTTTTTCCCATTGCTCACCTTAAACATAGATCATTGAGCTTCTCTGCCTATCACACAACACTGGGATTCAATTTCCTAGACTCCTATAACCTAAGTTGTGTTCTAGTCATATATGTCCCTCTTTAATCTAAATTCCTCTGGATATTTCTTCTTAGACATGGAGTGAAAAAAATCCCATAATTCCAACATACAATGTTATGATTTAtctttttagttctttgttcatgtatATTTTTGTTCATATATAGTTTAGATCATGGAAATTATCATAAAATACCATTTAATATTCTGATTTTCAATTAGAATTATTATAAGCACTCCTCCAATGTTGTAAACTCGAtatttaattatcaaatttatggtGAGATGATgcatttattttgataaaagcaTTTATTTGACTATTTGTTCCTTgagtgaaaatatattttcactcttataaatatatttacatacaattttacTATAATATTCAAAGTACAGTA
This genomic stretch from Choloepus didactylus isolate mChoDid1 chromosome 6, mChoDid1.pri, whole genome shotgun sequence harbors:
- the LOC119536363 gene encoding olfactory receptor 4A47-like codes for the protein MEPVNNVTDFVLMGLTQNPKEQKILSIIFLLFYIKTVVGNLLIVLTVTFSKSLGAPMYFFLAGLSFMDVMYASAISPHLISGLILGQKTISFQACMIQLFMEHLFGGSEVFLLLVMAYDRYVAICKPLHYQIIMRHWVCVVLLIGSWTGGLLHSVIQLSSLYGLPFCGPNVIDHFLCDMYPLLKLVCSDTYVIDLLVALNGGLICSIVFLLLLISYGVILHSLKNLSQEGKRKALSTCGSHITVVVFFFVPCIFMYARPARNFPIDKSLSVFYTVITPMLNPLIYTLRNSEMTYAMKMLWRRKVLSGSK